One genomic segment of Oncorhynchus kisutch isolate 150728-3 linkage group LG15, Okis_V2, whole genome shotgun sequence includes these proteins:
- the fgl1 gene encoding fibrinogen-like protein 1: MRTFRLFFIGLIFIMDMSLSSSDECQQETVRLRAQLKTLEVQVMKQQQQLIQTLSSQRTEQLALYQDTFHDLGDHQYRDCAQIFNAGNKGSGFYTIRPMTSPSLVRVYCDMTEGGGWTVIQRRSDGSQSFNRPWSDYQRGFGDLQSASGEFWLGNDNLYYLTSQGDYNLRINLADFEGVQRNAVYKNFKVADEKEFYQLQFGEFSGDSGDSLSGSYHPEVQWWASHQGMKFSTYDKDNDRYERNCAQEDKGGWWFNRCHSANLNGYYYHGAYSAVTDNGVVWYTWHGWWYSLKSVVMKIRPAAFEPNTV, encoded by the exons ATGAGAACCTTCAGGTTGTTTTTCATCGGGCTCATCTTCATCATGGACATGTCCCTTTCG tcTTCAGATGAATGCCAGCAGGAGACAGTGCGGCTGCGGGCCCAGCTGAAGACTCTGGAGGTGCAGGTGATGAAGCAGCAGCAACAGCTCATCCAGACTCTCAGCAGCCAGAGGACTGAGCAGCTGGCTTTATACCAGGACACCTTCCATGACCTGGGAGATCATCAGTATAGAG ACTGTGCCCAGATTTTCAACGCTGGGAACAAAGGCAGTGGGTTCTACACGATCAGACCCATGACGAGCCCGAGCCTGGTCAGGGTCTACTGTGACATGACTGAGGGGGGCGGATGGACAGTCATCCAGAGACGCTCAGATGGCAGCCAGTCTTTCAATAG GCCCTGGAGTGATTATCAGCGGGGGTTTGGTGACCTGCAGTCAGCCAGTGGGGAGTTCTGGTTGGGGAATGACAACTTATATTACCTAACTTCACaag GTGACTACAACCTGAGGATCAACTTAGCTGACTTTGAGGGAGTACAACGCAATGCAGTGTACAAAAACTTCAAAGTTGCAGATGAGAAG GAGTTTTACCAGCTGCAGTTTGGTGAGTTCTCTGGTGACTCTGGTGACTCTCTATCAGGCAGTTACCACCCAGAGGTCCAGTGGTGGGCCAGTCACCAGGGAATGAAGTTCAGCACCTACGACAAAGACAACGACCGCTACGAACGCAACTGTGCCCAGGAGGACAAGGGAGGCTGGTGGTTCAACAG atgtcactcTGCCAACCTGAATGGCTACTACTACCACGGTGCCTACAGTGCTGTGACAGACAATGGAGTAGTCTGGTACACCTGGCATGGCTGGTGGTACTCCCTCAAGTCTGTAGTCATGAAAATAAGGCCGGCTGCTTTTGAGCCCAATACTGTCTGA